The following is a genomic window from Hyphomicrobiales bacterium.
GCGCCGACATCTTGAGGAGAATATCGGCGCGATCGAGATCGAGCTTTCGCCCGAGGACGTGGCGCGGCTCGATGCCGCCTACCCGCCCGGCATCGCCGCCGGCGGCCGCTACCCGGCGGCCGCCCTGGCCCGCTGGCCCCAATAAGGGTCCATGTAAAACCCCTCTCCCCCTTGCGGGAGAGAAAGCAAAATCAAGAGGTTGGCCGAACGGAGCGGGGGCTAACCCTTGAATTTTGCAAGGGGGAAGGGCAACCCGTGCGGTGACCGAACACCATCACGGTCTAATTCCCGAACAGCAGCTTGACGGCGATGATGGCGAGCATCGCCAGCACGATCTTGTCGAACACCTGGCGGCTGATGCGCCGGCCGACGAAGCCGCCGACGGGCAACATGGCGACGGCCGGGATGATCGCCAGAAGCCCCTCCAGGAACACCTGCCGGTTCAAGAACCCGGCATAGCTCAGCGCCGGGATCTGGGTCGTCGAGAAGATCAAGAACAGCGACGACAAGGAGAAGATATAGGCCTCGCGCGTCAGGCGCAGCGAATGCAGGAAGGTGACGCTCGCCGGCGCCGAGATGCCGGTCGAGCCCTGCAGCGCGCCGGAGACGAAGCCGGCGAAAGGCGCCATCCGGCGGCCGACCGGCCCGGACAGGCTGAAGCTCGGGTGCAGGAGTTGCAGCACGATATAGCAGACGACCATGGCGCCGAGTCCCCTGGCAAGCTGCCGCTCCGGCAGTTCGGCCAGGAGCCAGGTCCCGATGAGGATGCCCGGCACGGCGGCCGCCAGCATCCACGGCAGGAACCGGGCCTCGCCGCGCGCCTCGCGATACTCGACCGCCTGCCAGGCATTGGTCAGCAGCACCGGCACGACCAGCACGGCGATCGATTTCGGGACCCCGAAGAAGATGGCGAGAACCGGCACGGCGATGACCGGCAGGCCGGCGCCGGTGACGCCCTTGACGAAGGCGCCGGCGCCGATGGCAAGCGCCATCACTCCCAGCGTCTGCGGATCGATCATCGGCCGGGCCTACTCGGCATCCGCGAAGGCGCGGGGAAGTCGCCGGCCGGCGATCTCCAGGATCAGCTTCCGCCGCACGGCCTCGGCGAAGGTCGTCCTCGAGTCCGCCGTGACCACGAAGCTGCCGGGACCGCCGATGATGCGGGCGGCAAACGCCCGTTCGAGGTCGTAATTGGCCGCCCGCCCCCCGCAATCGACCTCGCGGCACAGGATCGCGAGCCCGTTGATGGTGATCCCCTTGGAAATGATCCTCTGGCGGACAAGCTCGATCGGCGGCCCGTTCCAGTTGTTGGCGCTGTCGCCGGAAAGGTCGATCACGCGCCTGTCGCCCGCGATCTCATTCGTTTCGATCAGGGCCTCGGCTTTTGTCAGGGCGCTGCCGATGGCGTTGCGGCCGAAGGCAAGGCGCGGGACGCTGAGGAGCTTCTGCGCGAACGCCGCAGCGTCCTCCGCTCCGCCGACGATGGTCCACGGGACGACGACCTCCTGCGAGCCGGCGTCGCCCCATTCCACATAGGTGACGGCGATGCGCTGGTGCAGGTTGCTGGCGATGGCGGAGAGAACCTGCGGGTGGGTGATCGCCGCCGCGTATCCCTGGCGCTGAAAGCGGATCTCGCCGTCGTCGATCGATCCGCTCGCATCGGCGAGCAGGACGAGCTCGAGATCGACGGCCTGTTGCGCGTCGGCCGCGCCGGCGGCCCCGGCAACCACCGCCGCCGCGAAGCAAGCCCGCGCGAACAAGCTGCGCATTTTCATGCCGCCCCTCACGGAAACACCGCGCGCGCCTCAAGCGCCGTCGTCTCGGGAAGCCCGAGCATCAGGTTCATGTTCTGCACCGCCTGGCCGGAGGCGCCCTTGGTCAGATTGTCGAGCACCGAGCAGATGATCGCCCGGCCCTCGATGCGGTCCTGAACCACGCCGATCTGCACGTGGTTCGTCGCGCGCACATGGCGCGTCTGCGGCACTTGGCCTAAGGGGAGCACATGCACGAACGGCTCGCGCGAATAGGCCTTGTCGAGGAGGCCATGCAGGTCCTCGGCGCTGCGCTTGCGCCGCGTCTCGACATAGATCGTCGCCAGGATGCCGCGGTTCATCGGCGCCAGGTGCGGCGTGAAGGTGACGATCACCGGCTTTCCGGCGGCGCGCGAGAACTCCTGGTCGAGCTCGGCCATGTGCCGGTGGTGGCCGACCCCATAGGCGTGCATGCCCTCGGAGACCTCGGTGAACAGATTGGCCTCCTTGACCGCGCGCCCGGCGCCGGAGACGCCCGACTTGGCGTCGATGACGATCCGGGCAGGCTCGATGGCCCGCGCCTTCAGGAGCGGGATCAGCGGCAATTGCGCCGTCGTCGTATAGCAGCCGGGATTGGCGACGAGCCGCGCCTGCTTGATCTGCCGCCGGTAGATTTCGGTGAGCCCGTAGACCGCCTCTTTCTGCAGCTCCGGGGCTTGGTGCTCGTGGCCGTACCAGTGCGCATAGGCGTGCACGTCGGCGAGCCTGAAATCCGCCGACAGGTCGACGATCCTGGTCTGCGGCGCGGCGGCGACGAGCGCCTTGATGACGGTCTGGGTGGTGCCGGGCGGCAGCGCGCAGAAGACGAGGTCGAGCGCCTCGCCGGCCCAATCGACGCCGTCGAGCGCCACCAGCCGCGGCAGGTCGGCGCCGGCAAATTGCGGATAGATGTCCGCCATCTCCTGCCCGGCCTTGCGGTCGGCGGTCAACCGCGCGATCTCGACCCGCGGATGGGCAAGCAGCAGGCGCACCAGCTCGGCGCCCGTATAGCCCGAGGCTCCGAGGATCGCGATCCGCTTCTTCGCCGCCATGAAACCGCTCCTAACAGGCTGGTGAAAGGGTGCGATGGAAGCCGCTATATACGTCCCCCCGTCATCCCGGACAAGCGACGGCCGGGGCGGCGTGCAGGCCAAGGCGATGAGCCGGAGCGCGATCCGGGATCCAGATTGAGCGGCGGTGCTTTGGGCACCCGCTTTTCTGGATACCGGCTTTCGCCGGAATGACGGCGCGGGGGCTAGAGCGGTTCATGGTTATAGGGAATCGATTCGATGGGCCAAATCGGCCCACCGGAAAGAGGTGCTTGGGGCAGCCCCAATCGGCGTCTTTCAGCAACTCGCTGGAAGGGCTTATCCGCGCCGCTCGGCGAGGAGGCCGAGATAGTACTGCACGATGGTCGCGGCCAGAAGCGCGGTGATGTCGGCGTGGTCGTAGGCCGGCGCCACCTCGACCACGTCCATGCCGACGAAATCGACCTCGCCCAGCGCCCTCAGAATGGCGAGCGCCTGGGCCGACGATAGGCCGCCCGCGACCGGCGTGCCGGTGCCCGGCGCGAAGGCAGGATCCAGGCAGTCGATGTCGAAGGTGAGATACACCTTCCTGCCGGCGACGCGGTCGGCGATGCGGGCGGCGACTTCCTTCGCGTTCATGGCGTGCACGTCGAAGCCGTAGAGGATGTCGAGCCCGCAGCTCTCCGGCGCGTGGCTGCGCACGCCGATCTGGATCGAATGCTTCGGGTCGATGATGCCGTCGCGCACCGCCCGGGCGACGAAGGTGCCGTGGTCGATCCGCTCGCCGTCGTCGGGCCAGGTGTCCTGATGGGCATCGAACTGGACCAGCGCCAGCGGCCCGTGCAGGCCCGCGTGCGCCTTCAGGAGCGGTCCGGTGACGAAATGGTCGCCGCCGAGCGAGACGAGCCCAACGCCCTTTTCCAGAATCTCCCGCGCCTGCGCCTCGATGCAGGCCGGGATTTCCCCTTGCCGCCCATAGTCGAACGAACAGTCGCCGTAATCGACGACCGCCAGCTTTTCGAACGGGTCGGCGTGGAAGGGATACTGCGGGTCGCCTTCGAGGATCGCCGAGGCGCGCCTGATCGCCTGCGGCCCGAAGCGCGCGCCCGGCCGGTTCGAAGTCGCGGCATCGAACGGAATGCCCCAGACCGCGACGTCGACGCCTTCGAGCGCGCGCGTGTAGCGCCGGCGCATGAAGGACAGCGCGCCTGAAAAGGTCGGCTCCTTCGAGCCGCCCTTCAGGCTCCTGCCCAGAAAGGCGTTGTCCGTGGGTTTCGGATGGGTCTTGTCGCTCACGGCGCAGTCCTCATGGCGGCGAGTGGTATCAGAACGGCTCAAGAAGAAAAAGCGGCCAGACGCCGCAAGGCCGGCCAAGCTGAGCCCGACCGGCCTATCGCAAACGAATGCCGATGCGGCCTAGATCACGATGATTTTGGATCGAATCGATCAAAAATCATAAAACGTGATCGACTCTAATAAGATAGAGCCGGATGCGGGCGGAAAACCGGTTCCCATCTTTCCTCACTCCGCCCTACCGCTTGGAGAACTGGAAGCTGCGGCGGGCCTTGCGGCGGCCGTACTTCTTGCGCTCGACGACGCGTGGGTCGCGGGTCAGGAACCCGCCCTTCTTGAGCACGGCGCGCAGCTCCGGCTCGTAGCGGGTCAGGGCCTTGGAAAGGCCGTGGCGCACGGCGCCGGCCTGGCCCGAAAGGCCGCCGCCCGAGACCGTGCAGACGATGTCGTACTGGCCCTTGCGGCCGGCCGCGACCAGCGGCTGCTCGAGCACCATGCGCAGCACCGGCCGGGCGAAATATTCGCCGTGGTCCTTGCCGTTGACCATGATCTTTCCCGGCCCCGGCTTCAGCCACACCCGCGCGATCGCGTCCTTGCGCTTGCCGGTCGCATAGGCGCGGCCATGGGCGTCGAGCTCCTGCTCGTAGACCGGCGCGGTCGGCGCCTCGGTCGTTCCCATCGCCTCGCCGAGCTGCTCGAGCGACTGGATCTCCTGCTCCGCCATCACTGCCTCCGGTTCTTGCCGTTAAGGGCCGCTATGTCGAGGGTTTCGGGCTGCTGGGCCGCGTGCGGGTGCTCGGCCCCCGCATAGACGCGCAGATTCTTGAGCTGCCTGCGCGCCAGCGGCCCTTCCGGCAGCATCCGCTCGACCGCCTTCATCAGCACCCGCTCCGGGTGCCGGCCGTCGAGGATCTGCTGCGCCCGGCGCTCCTTGATGCCGCCGGGATAGCCGGTGTGCCAGTAATAGACCTTGTCCTGGCGCTTGTTGCCGGTCAGCGCCACCTTCTCGGCGTTGACGACGACGACATTATCGCCGCAGTCGACGTGCGGCGTGTAGCTTGCAAGGTGCTTGCCGCGCAGCCGCGTGGCGATGAGCGCCGCGAGCCGGCCGACGACCAGATCCTCGGCGTCGATCAGCACCCATTTCTTCTCGACCTCCGCCGGCTTTGCCGAAAAGGTTTTCATCGTCAACTCCCGACCTGTCGGATAGGCTTCGCGGCCATCAGGCCCGCGCCTCGATAAACGCTGCCAATAGCCGAGCCGCGCCCGCGGGTCAAGTCCCATTTCGTCACGCGGTCCATGAAAATATCAGAATTTTCAATCTGTTGCAGGGAGGTAATATATTACCCCAATCGCGCCACGCAAAACCCGCCGGGTGCGCCGCGCTACGCTTCGCGCCGCTTTGCGGCCGGTCGGGCGCCCGCCCCTAGAAATGGGCGTTGATGCCGAACCTCACCGTATGCGCCGACAGATCGGGCTCGTCCGGCCCGACATAGGCCTTATCGCCGAAATCGAGATACTGGTATTCGAGTTTGGCCGAGACCCTGTCGGTCACGGCGCGCTCGATGCCGGCGCCGGCGACATAGCCGGTGTGCCGGGCGCTGGTGGCAACGCCACCCGCGGTCCGGCTTGCCTCGGCGAAGGCGATGCCACCGGTCACGTAGGGCAAGGTGCGGCCGATCGCCAATCCGGCCCGCCCGCGGACGGTGCCGAACCAGTCGATCTCGTGCGATACGGCCGGCGCGCCGATGGCGCCGTCGATGCCGCTCCAGGAAATGTCGCCCTCGATGCCGAGGACGAGGTTGGAACGGGCCCAGTTAAAGCCGATCTGGCCGCCGGCAAAGCCGCCATCGAGTTCGATGTCGGGGACAAAGGTGGTGTTTGCTTCGCCCCAGCCATAGCCGCCATGCACCCCGGCGTAGAGGCCCGCCCACGAGAATGGCGGCGGCGGCGCGGCCTCCGCCGGGATTTGCGGCTCCGGTGCCGGCGGCGGCTGGTAGATGTCGGCCGCCGTGGCAAGGCCGGTTCCGGCGAGCGACAGTGCCGCCGCAAGGCCAAGGATTCGCGTATCTGTGCGCATTTGCATGTCTCCAGAACTGTCGAAGCTGAACAAGCTGTTGGGCGCAAAACGCTTTAATCCGCAATCGGTTTCGTGGAGGTGTCGAGAATTTACCTTTGTTGCAACCTTGTTACAGATCGTCAGGGGCCCGGCTCTCGACAGGACGCCGGCCGGAAGCCTATAAAAGTGGCACCGCGGTCGCGAATTCGCGGAGACTCGCCGCCCGCCGGCGGTGTGGCCCCGCGTCGCGCGGACCGCGCGCGGCGGACATCGTCGTTCCGCCCCGTCATGCGTGTTCCTGGAGCGTCACCGGGCCTGAGGAAATCGAGTCGATGAGTCTTAAAAGCTTTTGCGGCGCGGATGCGCGCGCTGCTTGGACGGCATGCGTCGGGCTTGCCCTATGCGCCTTTACAGCGTTCGGCCCGTCCCCCGCCTACGCGGAAGACGGCGCGGCACCGGCGCTCGCCGCTACCGACGGCACGGATTCCGGCGACG
Proteins encoded in this region:
- a CDS encoding porin family protein, whose translation is MRTDTRILGLAAALSLAGTGLATAADIYQPPPAPEPQIPAEAAPPPPFSWAGLYAGVHGGYGWGEANTTFVPDIELDGGFAGGQIGFNWARSNLVLGIEGDISWSGIDGAIGAPAVSHEIDWFGTVRGRAGLAIGRTLPYVTGGIAFAEASRTAGGVATSARHTGYVAGAGIERAVTDRVSAKLEYQYLDFGDKAYVGPDEPDLSAHTVRFGINAHF
- the speB gene encoding agmatinase → MSDKTHPKPTDNAFLGRSLKGGSKEPTFSGALSFMRRRYTRALEGVDVAVWGIPFDAATSNRPGARFGPQAIRRASAILEGDPQYPFHADPFEKLAVVDYGDCSFDYGRQGEIPACIEAQAREILEKGVGLVSLGGDHFVTGPLLKAHAGLHGPLALVQFDAHQDTWPDDGERIDHGTFVARAVRDGIIDPKHSIQIGVRSHAPESCGLDILYGFDVHAMNAKEVAARIADRVAGRKVYLTFDIDCLDPAFAPGTGTPVAGGLSSAQALAILRALGEVDFVGMDVVEVAPAYDHADITALLAATIVQYYLGLLAERRG
- a CDS encoding aldo/keto reductase: MLAKDGPIVPFPGSKTRRHLEENIGAIEIELSPEDVARLDAAYPPGIAAGGRYPAAALARWPQ
- the rpsI gene encoding 30S ribosomal protein S9, whose translation is MAEQEIQSLEQLGEAMGTTEAPTAPVYEQELDAHGRAYATGKRKDAIARVWLKPGPGKIMVNGKDHGEYFARPVLRMVLEQPLVAAGRKGQYDIVCTVSGGGLSGQAGAVRHGLSKALTRYEPELRAVLKKGGFLTRDPRVVERKKYGRRKARRSFQFSKR
- the rplM gene encoding 50S ribosomal protein L13, yielding MKTFSAKPAEVEKKWVLIDAEDLVVGRLAALIATRLRGKHLASYTPHVDCGDNVVVVNAEKVALTGNKRQDKVYYWHTGYPGGIKERRAQQILDGRHPERVLMKAVERMLPEGPLARRQLKNLRVYAGAEHPHAAQQPETLDIAALNGKNRRQ
- a CDS encoding DUF1194 domain-containing protein, with the protein product MRSLFARACFAAAVVAGAAGAADAQQAVDLELVLLADASGSIDDGEIRFQRQGYAAAITHPQVLSAIASNLHQRIAVTYVEWGDAGSQEVVVPWTIVGGAEDAAAFAQKLLSVPRLAFGRNAIGSALTKAEALIETNEIAGDRRVIDLSGDSANNWNGPPIELVRQRIISKGITINGLAILCREVDCGGRAANYDLERAFAARIIGGPGSFVVTADSRTTFAEAVRRKLILEIAGRRLPRAFADAE
- the argC gene encoding N-acetyl-gamma-glutamyl-phosphate reductase, with product MAAKKRIAILGASGYTGAELVRLLLAHPRVEIARLTADRKAGQEMADIYPQFAGADLPRLVALDGVDWAGEALDLVFCALPPGTTQTVIKALVAAAPQTRIVDLSADFRLADVHAYAHWYGHEHQAPELQKEAVYGLTEIYRRQIKQARLVANPGCYTTTAQLPLIPLLKARAIEPARIVIDAKSGVSGAGRAVKEANLFTEVSEGMHAYGVGHHRHMAELDQEFSRAAGKPVIVTFTPHLAPMNRGILATIYVETRRKRSAEDLHGLLDKAYSREPFVHVLPLGQVPQTRHVRATNHVQIGVVQDRIEGRAIICSVLDNLTKGASGQAVQNMNLMLGLPETTALEARAVFP
- a CDS encoding sulfite exporter TauE/SafE family protein → MIDPQTLGVMALAIGAGAFVKGVTGAGLPVIAVPVLAIFFGVPKSIAVLVVPVLLTNAWQAVEYREARGEARFLPWMLAAAVPGILIGTWLLAELPERQLARGLGAMVVCYIVLQLLHPSFSLSGPVGRRMAPFAGFVSGALQGSTGISAPASVTFLHSLRLTREAYIFSLSSLFLIFSTTQIPALSYAGFLNRQVFLEGLLAIIPAVAMLPVGGFVGRRISRQVFDKIVLAMLAIIAVKLLFGN